The DNA region ACAGGGACATGAGGATCGCGCCGACCGACATCGGCATGATGACGCCCACCGGCGCCAGCACGCCCGCGGCCAACGGGACGGCCAGCAAGTTGTAGCCGCCCGCCCACCACAGGTTCTGCACCATTTTGCGGTACGTCGCGTCCGAGAGCGCGGCGACCGAGACCACCGAGCGCGGGTCGTCGGAGGCGAGCACCACTCCGGCGGAGGCGATGGCCACGTCGGTTCCCGCCCCGATGGCGATGCCCACGTCTGCCTGCGTCAGCGCGGGTGCGTCGTTGACGCCGTCGCCGACCATCGCCACCCGGCGGCCCTCGTCCTGTAGACGGCGGACGGTGGCGGCCTTGTCCTCGGGCCGGACGCCGGCGAAGTAGCGATCGATGCCCAGCTCGTCGGAGACGGACGCGGCAACGGCGTCGGCGTCGCCGGTGATCATCTGCACCTCGACGCCGCGGTCGTGCAATGCGGCGACGGCGGCCGCGGACTCGGAGCGGACCTCGTCGACCAGCCGCAGCGCGCCCACGACACGGCCGTCGACCAGCACGTGCAGGATGGTCGCGCCCTGCGTGCGCCAGTCCCCGACCGCGCCCGCGAGCGCGTCCACCTCGACCAATCCCTCCTGTTCCAGCAGGTACGGCCCGCCGACCTGGACCAGTCGGTCCTCGACGCGGGCCTGCACGCCCACCGCCGGCGACGAGCTGAAGGCCGTCGCGGCGGGCACGTCGAGCCGCTGCTCGACCGCGGCGTCGACGATCGCCCGGGCGAGCGGGTGCTCGGAGTCCGACTCCGCGGCCGCGGCCAGGCGCACCACGTCGTCCGTGGCCCACCCTGCGACCGCCTCCGCCCCGGTGACCGCGGGCGTCCCCGTGGTCAGGGTGCCGGTCTTGTCGAACAGCACCACGTCGACCGTCCGCATCCCCTCCAGGGCGAGCCGGTCGGTGATGAGCACGCCACCGCGGGCCGCGCGCTCGGTCGCGATCGACACGACCAGCGGGATCGCCAGCCCCAGTGCGTGCGGGCACGCGATCACCAGGACGGTGATGACCCGCGCGACGATCTGGTCGGGCGGGCCGACGAACC from Dietzia sp. B32 includes:
- a CDS encoding heavy metal translocating P-type ATPase, which encodes MSHGHDSAEHVDPDGGMAHHGHADHPAAASHDHAGHDHSHHVQLYARLFWIMLALGIPTVAFSPMFGHLLGYEVTGWGLWVAPVLGTVMYVWGGRPFLTGGVDELRARQPGMMLLISLGITVAFLASWGATLGLLGAELEFWWELALLVVIMLLGHWVEMRSLAQTGSALDSLASLLPDRAERVVGDRVEEVSPGELRYDDEVIVRPGGAVPADGVITRGSASMDESMITGESRTVRRGEGEQVVAGTVATDSGVRMRVTAVGDDTALAGIRRLVDEAQNSSSRAQRIADRAAALLFWYALGAAVITALVWWFVGPPDQIVARVITVLVIACPHALGLAIPLVVSIATERAARGGVLITDRLALEGMRTVDVVLFDKTGTLTTGTPAVTGAEAVAGWATDDVVRLAAAAESDSEHPLARAIVDAAVEQRLDVPAATAFSSSPAVGVQARVEDRLVQVGGPYLLEQEGLVEVDALAGAVGDWRTQGATILHVLVDGRVVGALRLVDEVRSESAAAVAALHDRGVEVQMITGDADAVAASVSDELGIDRYFAGVRPEDKAATVRRLQDEGRRVAMVGDGVNDAPALTQADVGIAIGAGTDVAIASAGVVLASDDPRSVVSVAALSDATYRKMVQNLWWAGGYNLLAVPLAAGVLAPVGVIMPMSVGAILMSLSTLVVAVNAQLLRRVDLSPEQVTVRS